The following nucleotide sequence is from Nautilia sp. PV-1.
GACCGTTTAAAAGTGTCGTAGAGCCTTTAAAACTCCTGGCGGTTGCTATAGTTAAAGAAAAAGGAAAGGAGTTCCAGGTATTTTTAGTAAATTCGCTAAGCGAGAGATCACTCCGTAAGAGTGTTTTATCGAGATCCGTTACAAAAATCATTTATCTTTTTTAGATATTTTATTAAACAGATCTTCCATTTTATTTTCCTGCTCAAGCAGTTCGTCAAAAGTAAAACTGAGATTAGGAACTTTAAACCATCCGGTGGCTTTAAGACAGTAGTTTTGAATGTAGCCTCTGGCCTGTTTAAGCTGCTTTAAACTTGCACGCTGCTCTTTATCGTTCAGATAGCTTTTTTCAAGATAAACTTTAGCGTCGCTTCCGTCTCTTGAACATACTACATCTACCACGCTTAAGCCTCTTATTCTTCCGTCGTTCATTTGTGAAAGAGCTTCAGGGATAATTTCCCTTAAAACAGACTCTTTTCTTTGGACTTTAATACTTTTGCCCATTATTATCCTTCAAAAGAAGCTTTTTCTTCGATTTTTTTATACGTTTCAAGAATATCTCCGACTTTAACGTCATTGTATCCTTCTACCATAATACCGCACTCAAAGCCTTTTCCGACTTCTTTAACGTCGTCTTTAAATCTTTTAAGGCTGGCCAGTTTAGAATCGTAAATCACCACACCGTCTCTGATAACTCTTACAAAATCACCTCTGTGAACAACGCCGTCCTGAACGTAACATCCCGCAACTGTTCCTATTTTAGGAACGCTGAAAACGTCTCTTACTTCAATAGTGGCAGTTACTTCTTCAGTTACTTTAGGCGTCATAAGACCTGAAAGAAGCTCTTTTACGTCATCTATCAAATCGTAAATAATCGAATACGTTCTGATTTCAATACCTTCTTGTTTCGCTTTGTTTTTAGCTCCGCTTGTAGGACGCACATTAAATCCTAAAATAATAGCGTGAGGTTCGCTGGCTTTTGCCAAAATAACGTCATTTTCGGTAATGGCGCCTACATCGCTGTGAATGATATCTGCTTTAACCTCTTCATTTCTAAGTTTTGCAAGGCTGCCTTTAATAGCTTCAACACTTCCCTGAGTATCGGCTTTGATAATAACAGGAAGTTTTTTAAGCTCGCCTTCGAGTATCATTTTCTGCAGATCTTCAAGAGTCGCTTTTGTTGATTTTGATTTTTCTCTTTCTTCTAAGAAAGTTTTCCATTTTTCAGCCGTTTCTTTTGCTTCTTTGTCGCTTTCGACCGCCACAAGGACATCACCTGCCATAGGCACTTCGTCAAATCCCGTAATTTCCGCAGGTTCTCCAGGTTTTACCTCTTTTTTCTGTTTGCCGAGATCGTCAACGATTAGTCTTACTCTTCCGTATGTTTTACCGCATACAAAACTGTCTGCTTTTTTAAGCGTACCGTTTTTAACTATTATAGTAGCAACAGGTCCTTTTCCTTTTTCCACTCTGCTTTCAATTACAACGGCTTTCGCTTTTCTTTTCGGATTGGCTTTAAGCTCCATCATTTCAGCCTGAAGCAGAATAGTTTCAAGTAAGTCGTCTATACCCTCTCCGGTTTTTGCCGATACGTTTACAAATTCATACTCTCCGCCCCATTCTACAGGCGTAATTCCCATTTCGGCCAGTTGCGATTTAACCAAATCAGGATTTGCCTGAGGTTTGTCTATTTTGTTAACAGCCACAATAAACGGAACTTCCGCCGCCTGAGCATGTGATATCGCTTCTCTTGTCTGTGGCATAACCCCGTCGTCTGCCGCAACAACGATAATGGCTATATCGGTAACTTCGGCACCTCTTGCTCTCATTTCTGTAAACGCTTCATGTCCAGGAGTATCGATAAAAGTAATTTTTTTGCCGTCTTTTTCTACCATATAAGCACCGATATGCTGTGTGATACCTCCGGCCTCTTTTGCTGCTACGCGAGAATTTCTGATTTTATCAAGGAGTGATGTTTTACCGTGGTCTACATGACCCATAATTGTTACGATAGGAGGCCTTTCTACCAAATCTTTTTCATCGTCTTGCACTGAATCGTATTTTTTAACATAATCAAATTCTGCCAAAGGATCATAAACTTCAACAGGCACTTCAAACTCTTCAGCCAGCGTTTCAATATATTCTTCGCCTAAAAAGTCGTTTTTGTCTCTTTCTTCGCCGAGTTCTCTTAAAGCTTCGATTACTTCTTCTAAAGGTTTGTTTATTGCTTCTGCAAACTCATAAACTCTTACTTCTTTAGGTATTGATATTGTTTTGATTTCTGCCTCTTTTTTCTTTTTTTTCTTTCTTTTTTTGATGCCCTCTTTTGTTATTCCGCCTTCACTAGGTTTTTTTCTCTTAACGGGCTGTGTTTTTTTCTGTTTTTGCTGTTGAGTTTTAGTTTTTGCTTTTTCTTCAAGCTCATCGTCATTTTTCATGTTAATATCGTTAAAATAAAGATCCAGAAGCTCTACCTGGTTTTCTTCAATAACATCCATATCCGCTAAATCGACATTAATCTGAAGCTCTTTTTCTTCTCTTTTTTTAGCCGGCTGCGGTTTCGGTTTAGGTTTAGGTTTTTCCATTCTAGGCTCAGTTTTTTTAACTTCTTCTTTTTTCTCAGGCTTTTCGGTTTTTTCAGGTTTAGGCTCTGCCTTTTTAACAACCTCTATGCCTTTTTGAGTTTTTTTAACAAGGTCGTTAAAACTGCTTCTTCCTCTTCTTCTTCTTTGAGGTTTTTCTTCCTTAACTTCTTGTTTTTTAACTTCTTCCGGTTTTTTCTCCTGAGTCTTTTTCTCTTTGCCGGCATTTAAAAAATATTCCTGAATTTTTGCAGCTTCCATAGGAGTGATTTCACCCCTGGTTTTTGCATCTATCCCTATTTCTTTGGCAATATCGACAACCTCTTTCGCTTTTAATCCTAATTCTCTCGCAACAACTGATACTTTTATCTTCAAGTAAACTCCTTTTTTTAAATGTAAAATGGAAAATGTAAAATGTAAGATTTTGCTTTTTCTTTATCCGTTTTGCAAATCTTAGATATATAATTTACAAATTTTTTTTCGTTTACGCACTCTTTGCATACATAAAAACTTCTGCCTTTCCCTTTAAAAGGTATAAGCTTTTGATTTTCACACTGTAAACGAAAAAGATCGCTTTGTAAAAACCTGTTGCGGCAGACAATGCACATTCTTACAGGCTTTTTTACATTTTTCACTTTACACTTTACATTTTCCATTTAATTGTATACTTTTACTCCTACATTGTCAAATTGTAAGATTTTAACGGTAAAATCTTTAAAATTATCTCTTAGCACATTATATATACTGTATGCGTCGTCTTTATACGCAAGATTGAAAAACGTCGAACCGCTGCCGCTTAAAGTCGACATAAGCGCACCTTCTCTGAGAGCAATTTCCCTGACTTTAAAAAGTTCAGGGACCGCTTTCATTCTGTTTTCCTGATGTATCTTGTCTTCAACCACGTTTCTTAATATTTCAAATTTCTCACTGAAAAACGCGGCCGTAATCATTGACGAACTTGATATATTGGTAACTATATCTTTAAGCGAATAATGAGATTTCAGTGCATTCCTGCTTTTTTGAGTGGAAATTGTCCTGTTTGGTATAACAACCACAGCCCTTAAATAAGTCGGAATGAATTTTTTTAAAAAATATACACGGTTTTTTCTAAGTTTCGCAACGCAGAATCCGCCTAAAGCTGCAGGTGTAATATTGTCCGGATGCGGTTCGTACTGAAGGGCCAGATTTATAATTCTGTCTTTTTTATAAGGCACCTGCGCCATTTCGTATGCCGCGGTAATTGCGGCTATTATTACCGCTGATGAGCTTCCGAGTCCTCTCGAGAGAGGAATTTTATTATTAAATTTAAATCTGAAACTGTCTTCTTTTCCAGTTAAATTTTTATAATGGTCGCTGAATATTTCTACAAAATAATTTCTTTTCAGCGTTCTTAAATATTCCGCGTTTTCCCCGTAAATTTCTATATTCGTATATTCGCTTTTCGTTATTTCTATTTCATTTCTTAAATTCAGCGCCAAACCAAGCGTATCGAATCCAGAACCTAAATTTGCGCTAGTTGCGGGAACCGTTATTACCATTAAAACCCTTCTTACACTGCTTTTAAAATATACAGAGGCTCGACGTCTTCACTCATCTCATTCAGTTCAAGCCTCTTTGGCAGATGAAACGTACCTGGAGTTTCATCTTTTTTTAGTGTAATTATACCTTCTTTTTTTACAAAATAACTGTTTCCGACTGCTTTTATGGGAGTGTTGCCGTTAAAATAAAATCCGTCTTGAGCAAAAAGTCTGATATTTCTCGTAATAGAGAGGGTTTTAAAAAAGACATAAGCCAGTTTTATCGCCATAAACGACCCCGGCCCTTTCGAATACGAAATGGAGTTTATTTCATACTTTTTTAAGAGTTCGTCAAAAACTTCGGGAAGAACATCGCTTGTCATTCCCTCTTTTTGAATGGTTTCCGATAATTGTGAATTTTTATAAACGCCTATAAGCATAGGTTTTGAAATAACAACTGCAACAATATCAACTAAAGGCTTTTGCAACCGCTTTTTCCCCTTCTTTTTCGAATGTAACTATTTCATAAGCATTTTCAGCCAGTACTTTTTTTGTAAGCAGGTGATTTAAATGATGCCCGCTCGCTTTTGCTTCATAACTACCGATAAAATTAGCCCCTAAAAGGCTCATATCTCCGATAGCGTCCAATATTTTATGTCTTACAAACTCGTCTTCAAATCTTAAAGAATCGTTTAATATTTTTTTATCATCAAGAACAATCGCATTTTCAAGGCTGCCTCCAAGAGCCAGACCTATACTTCTTAAATACTGCACTTCTTTTAAAAATCCGAACGTTCTTGCTCTTGCAATTTCTTCAACGTAATTTTTGGTAGAAAAATTAAATTTATATTTCTGATTTCCGATAACAGGATGGTCGAAATTTATTTCAAAATCGAAATCTATTTTTTCGTTAGGTTTGATTTTTGCAAATTTTTCACCGTCTGTTATTTCAACTTCTTTTGTTATTCTCATAAACTGCTTAGGAGCGTCTAAATCTTTAACTCCCGCTTCTTCTATCATCATAACAAAACTCACGGCGCTTCCGTCCATAATAGGAACTTCGTCATTATCCACCACGATTCTTAAATTGTCTATCCCGAAAGCGTAAACGGCGCTCATTAAATGTTCGATAGTTGAAACTACGGCGCCTTCGCTGCCTATTACCGTAGCCATTTTGGTATCAACGACATATTCCGGCTTTAAAGGTATACTAACCCCTTTGTCGCTTCTGTAAAAAACTATACCGCTGTTTTCACCCATCGGTTCAAGTCTGAGTTTGACAGGCACTCCTTTGTGCAAACCTATACCTATGGCTTCTACGGCTCTTTTGATTGTTCTTTGTTTCATTCTAAAACCTTCTTCATATTAACGGAAAATAAAGTTAGCTTATCAACGGTTCCGATATCGGCACCTTTGAATATAATCGTCCCCTTGACGTTTTTCTTAACGATTATATAATCGCCCTCGCAGACAACCCTGCCTTCACATTCGTCAAAAATTTCTATACTGCCGCTGCTGTATATCTTAGCCCCGGCATTTATTCTGTTTAAAAAGATTAAATTATCTTCGCTTTTAATCTCTTCTCCGCTACGTATAATTTTATCATAAATAACGGTTTTGGATTTAATTTTTTTTACAATTTCTTTTTCTATCACTTTTATTTGAGGCGTTATTTCCTTTTCAGGAGTAAAACTATCCGAGTTGAGTATAAAAAAAGGAAGTTTTTTGTTTTTTAGAAACTCTTCTATTTCTTTATTATGAGACTTTAATAAAAAATAGTGGTTTTTAACAAGCTCGTATTTACTTTCCACCACTTTTTTTAAATTGTCAAAATTATCTGCCTCAAAAACCCTTATAGTTTTCTGCCTCAAAATTTTTCTCCTCTAAAATTATTTGTTTATAATTTTTTTAGCTCCGTTAATCACATCTGTAATATTTAATCTTATCCAATTAGGGTCTATCCATTCAAAAGGGTTCACCGCATAACCCTGAACATAAACACCGAAATGCAGATGATCTCCGAATACCGCTCCGGTTGCTCCCGTTCTGGCTATTACCTGACCTCTGCTTACGCTGTCCCCGACTTTTACGTTGTAAACAGACGTATGGGCGTATAATGTATAAAGTCCGAGCTGATGGTATACGATTAAAACATTACCGTAAATTCCCAGATATTTTTCCGCAGTGACTTTTCCGTAATTGCTTGAATATATTTTGGCTCTTTTTATCTTAGCAAGATCTATTCCCTTATGAATAGCAAAAGATATTTTTTTACCTTTATAGTAATATGATCTTTTTTCTCCAAAGTACGCTCTTACGGCGCTTCCAGGCAACGGATTGAATCTGGCTATTGAAAATCCGTTTATTTTGTTTTCATAAACTTTTGATGTAATGTTATGAATTTCCGTTTCATTCATTTTTCTTACAGTTTCATTTATTTTTTTAAAAATAGCAACAGGATCGTTAGGAATTGAAAGATTCATTTTTTCCAAAACTCTTTTTGCCACCGTATTTATAAATCTGTCGCTGATAGTTATTTTTGATTTAGGATATTTATACGTTCTCCAGTAATATGGAATATGTTCTTTTACCACATTTCCGGCTTTATCTTCAGCAACAAGTTCCGCGTCAAATGTTTTTTCATATACAGGCCATGCTATAATCGCCGCATAATAATCTTTTTTTACAAACGGTGTTAGTTTAAATTTATATTTACCGTCTACCAAAATATACGTATATTTCAGGTTTTTATCTGCCACTTTAACTACGGCAGCCGCGCTTCCTCCGTTTCCGATAGCATATGAATTGTTAATAATCTCCGTCATAGGGGGAGTTGTATCAACCTGAAGCGTAATGCTTTTTTTCGCTTCGTTACCCGCAAAAAAATGCCATTTTGAATTATCAACAGCCACAACGTTTATTTTAATTTCTTTTGCGTTTGTCTCAGGAAGCTTAATATTTAAAACAACCTCTTTACCCATAGAAGGATTCGTAAGAGTCGCAAGCTCGCTTACATTACCGCCGGCTATCATGGTTACACGGTAATATTTTATACCCGAAGCATCATCCAATATTATTTTTAAAGGTTTTTTCAGATTGGTATATCCGTTGCTTTCTATTTTAATGGTAGGCGGAACTTTTTCAAACATAGGTGAAAAATAAACAAATCCGGCTCCGCCCGCGATTAAAAGTAAAATCAAAATCCATAATTTTTTCATAACCGTCCTTTTTAACAAAATTGTACATAAGAGTGGTTAATTTGAGGTTAATACCTTAAACTATCTCTTTTAAATCTTCTTTTAAAATATTTTTTACTTTTTCAAAATCAAATTCATCTCTTATTGTGGCTCCCGCGGCCCTGATATGTCCGCCTCCGCCGTGTTTAACTGCCACTTTGCTGACATCGGCGTAATTTTTGCTTCTTAAAGACACTTTTATACCTTCATCATCTTCTCTTAACATACATGCAACCTCAACAGGCGCCAAAGCCCTGACACTGTTGACTATCGTATCGGTATCGTCTTTAATGGCCCCGGTTATTTCCATCATCTCTTTAGTAACTTCTACAAATGCGACTTTCCCGTCGCAGCACAGTTCTATCGTTTCATAAGCTTTTGCCAGAAGCCTCAGGCGTGAGAGTCTGTCTCTTTGGAAAAGCATTTTAGCTACGTAATCGGGCTCGGCTCCGCATCTTACAAGATCGGCCGCACATTCAAACACCCTGTCGTTTACGCTTTCATACTGAAAACTCCCCGTATCAGTCACAAGAGCGGTATATATGCAAAGTGCGCTGTCTTTGTCTATTTCAATGCCGTTTGCTTTTAAAATATCATATACAACCTGTGAAGTCGAAGCATAATCAGGTTCTATCAAGTTTATATCACCGTATTTTGTATTTGATACATGATGGTCGATATTTATTAAAAAAGAAGGTTTTTCTTCGAGTCCCAGTCTGTCAAAACTGCCGCAGTCAAAAGAAATTGTAAGATCTATTTTTTTAGGCAGATTATTGGTTACTTTATTGAAATTCGGCAGAAAATCCAGATACTGGGGCAGAGGTTTTGTTGCGTTGAATACAGTCACTTTTTTACCCATTTTTTTAAGAACGGGATATAAACTGAGCGAACTTCCAAGTGCGTCGCCGTCCGGATTTATATGTGCTATAAGCATTATATTATCGGCTTTTTCTATTTCTTTCCATATCTGTTTATATATATCCATTATAAAGCCTTTTTGTTGAAATTATAGCATTTATAACCGCGGATGGTTATTAAAGTTACTGAGCTATTTGAAGTAACTGGTATATTGGTAAATTAATATATTAATATATTTGTAGGTAAATGTTTGCTTACCAGAGTCTGGCACTATCTCAATTCTCTCTTCACTCAAAAAGTCTTACGACTTTTCAGGGACCCCGCTTTTTTAATTCTCAATTCTCAATTGTCCATTGATTAAACCTTCCCTTTTGCCTTATAAACAAACGCCAACACTTCCGCAACGGCTTTATAAAGTTTTTGAGGTATAAGTTCGTCAATTTCGACGAGTTTGTATAGTTCCCTTGCCAACGGCGGGTTTTCGACAATCATTATATCATGTTCCCTGGCTATTTCTTTTATTTTTATAGCCAGATTGTCTACGCCTTTTGCTATTACCCTAGGTGCTTCGTCTTTGGTTTTGTCGTACCTTATAGCTACGGCGTAATGCGTCGGGTTTGTGATGACGACATCGGCTTTGGGTACTTCGCTCATCATTCTTTTTTTAGCCATTTCTCTTTGAAGCTGTCTTATTTTGGCTTTTATTTCCGGATTACCTTCGGTTTGTTTATATTCGTCTTTTATTTCCTGCTTGCTCATACGCAGAGATTTTTTATACGTATATCTCTGATATATAAAATCAATAGTGGCAAACACCAGAAAAACGGCAAGCATGGCAAATACTATAACCATAGCTTTTTCTTCAAACCATTTCAGCTGTTCAAAAAAACTCATAAGCTCCAGTTTCGGTATTTCGTTTAAAAACTTCATAAACAGCCAGCCGCCAACGATAAAAGCCACCGCAACCTTTAGTGTCATTTTAACGCCTTCTACAAGTGTTTTGACAGAAAACAGCCTTTTTATTCCTTTTATCGGATTAATTTTGTCAAAAGAAGGCGTAATCGGTTTTGTAGTAAACAAAAATCCGAACTGCATGACGTTTCCGAGTATTCCGGCCAAAACTACCGCACCGAAAAGCGGAGCCATTAAAATAAAAAAATTCAAAACGGAATTAATCATAATTTCAAACACCAGGTTTTTGGTAAGCTCCACTCCCTCAAAAGAAGTATAATACCTGTAAAACCTCTCAAGGTAAAACGTAATATATTTAAGATAAAATATTATTACTATAATTGCCACAAACAGAACGATAAAACCGCTTGTTTCCATTGATTTAGGGACATTGCCCTCTTTTCTTGCATCTTCAATTTTCTTGGGGGTGGGCTCTTCGGTTTTTTCTAAATCGTCAGCCATTCATTCCCTTTCTCAAATCTTCATCAAGAATACTTTGCATTTTTTCACCCAGTCTGTAATAAATAAAACTGAACAGTATAACAAACACTATTACAAGAGCGCTGCTTACCAGACTTTCCGGCGAATTGTAAAAATTATATCCAATCAAAACTGCCGCGGCAATAAAACAAGATAAAGTACCTATAAAAGGAACGACAAAATTTGATTTTGTTATTTTTCGTAATTTCAGATTTGCATAATTAACAAGACCGAATATGATTAAAAATCCGAAACTTCCAGCAACTGATATATTCTCAACGTTAAACGATATCGCGAATATAACAGAAAGCAGTCCTAAAATTATCATTCCCTCATATCCGGCTTTTACCTTTTTGGCAAATTCGCTGGGAA
It contains:
- a CDS encoding DUF448 domain-containing protein, translating into MENVKCKVKNVKKPVRMCIVCRNRFLQSDLFRLQCENQKLIPFKGKGRSFYVCKECVNEKKFVNYISKICKTDKEKAKSYILHFPFYI
- the infB gene encoding translation initiation factor IF-2, which produces MKIKVSVVARELGLKAKEVVDIAKEIGIDAKTRGEITPMEAAKIQEYFLNAGKEKKTQEKKPEEVKKQEVKEEKPQRRRRGRSSFNDLVKKTQKGIEVVKKAEPKPEKTEKPEKKEEVKKTEPRMEKPKPKPKPQPAKKREEKELQINVDLADMDVIEENQVELLDLYFNDINMKNDDELEEKAKTKTQQQKQKKTQPVKRKKPSEGGITKEGIKKRKKKKKKEAEIKTISIPKEVRVYEFAEAINKPLEEVIEALRELGEERDKNDFLGEEYIETLAEEFEVPVEVYDPLAEFDYVKKYDSVQDDEKDLVERPPIVTIMGHVDHGKTSLLDKIRNSRVAAKEAGGITQHIGAYMVEKDGKKITFIDTPGHEAFTEMRARGAEVTDIAIIVVAADDGVMPQTREAISHAQAAEVPFIVAVNKIDKPQANPDLVKSQLAEMGITPVEWGGEYEFVNVSAKTGEGIDDLLETILLQAEMMELKANPKRKAKAVVIESRVEKGKGPVATIIVKNGTLKKADSFVCGKTYGRVRLIVDDLGKQKKEVKPGEPAEITGFDEVPMAGDVLVAVESDKEAKETAEKWKTFLEEREKSKSTKATLEDLQKMILEGELKKLPVIIKADTQGSVEAIKGSLAKLRNEEVKADIIHSDVGAITENDVILAKASEPHAIILGFNVRPTSGAKNKAKQEGIEIRTYSIIYDLIDDVKELLSGLMTPKVTEEVTATIEVRDVFSVPKIGTVAGCYVQDGVVHRGDFVRVIRDGVVIYDSKLASLKRFKDDVKEVGKGFECGIMVEGYNDVKVGDILETYKKIEEKASFEG
- a CDS encoding septum site-determining protein MinC — encoded protein: MRQKTIRVFEADNFDNLKKVVESKYELVKNHYFLLKSHNKEIEEFLKNKKLPFFILNSDSFTPEKEITPQIKVIEKEIVKKIKSKTVIYDKIIRSGEEIKSEDNLIFLNRINAGAKIYSSGSIEIFDECEGRVVCEGDYIIVKKNVKGTIIFKGADIGTVDKLTLFSVNMKKVLE
- a CDS encoding bifunctional oligoribonuclease/PAP phosphatase NrnA is translated as MDIYKQIWKEIEKADNIMLIAHINPDGDALGSSLSLYPVLKKMGKKVTVFNATKPLPQYLDFLPNFNKVTNNLPKKIDLTISFDCGSFDRLGLEEKPSFLINIDHHVSNTKYGDINLIEPDYASTSQVVYDILKANGIEIDKDSALCIYTALVTDTGSFQYESVNDRVFECAADLVRCGAEPDYVAKMLFQRDRLSRLRLLAKAYETIELCCDGKVAFVEVTKEMMEITGAIKDDTDTIVNSVRALAPVEVACMLREDDEGIKVSLRSKNYADVSKVAVKHGGGGHIRAAGATIRDEFDFEKVKNILKEDLKEIV
- a CDS encoding M23 family metallopeptidase; the protein is MKKLWILILLLIAGGAGFVYFSPMFEKVPPTIKIESNGYTNLKKPLKIILDDASGIKYYRVTMIAGGNVSELATLTNPSMGKEVVLNIKLPETNAKEIKINVVAVDNSKWHFFAGNEAKKSITLQVDTTPPMTEIINNSYAIGNGGSAAAVVKVADKNLKYTYILVDGKYKFKLTPFVKKDYYAAIIAWPVYEKTFDAELVAEDKAGNVVKEHIPYYWRTYKYPKSKITISDRFINTVAKRVLEKMNLSIPNDPVAIFKKINETVRKMNETEIHNITSKVYENKINGFSIARFNPLPGSAVRAYFGEKRSYYYKGKKISFAIHKGIDLAKIKRAKIYSSNYGKVTAEKYLGIYGNVLIVYHQLGLYTLYAHTSVYNVKVGDSVSRGQVIARTGATGAVFGDHLHFGVYVQGYAVNPFEWIDPNWIRLNITDVINGAKKIINK
- the thrB gene encoding homoserine kinase is translated as MVITVPATSANLGSGFDTLGLALNLRNEIEITKSEYTNIEIYGENAEYLRTLKRNYFVEIFSDHYKNLTGKEDSFRFKFNNKIPLSRGLGSSSAVIIAAITAAYEMAQVPYKKDRIINLALQYEPHPDNITPAALGGFCVAKLRKNRVYFLKKFIPTYLRAVVVIPNRTISTQKSRNALKSHYSLKDIVTNISSSSMITAAFFSEKFEILRNVVEDKIHQENRMKAVPELFKVREIALREGALMSTLSGSGSTFFNLAYKDDAYSIYNVLRDNFKDFTVKILQFDNVGVKVYN
- the lpxC gene encoding UDP-3-O-acyl-N-acetylglucosamine deacetylase, with protein sequence MKQRTIKRAVEAIGIGLHKGVPVKLRLEPMGENSGIVFYRSDKGVSIPLKPEYVVDTKMATVIGSEGAVVSTIEHLMSAVYAFGIDNLRIVVDNDEVPIMDGSAVSFVMMIEEAGVKDLDAPKQFMRITKEVEITDGEKFAKIKPNEKIDFDFEINFDHPVIGNQKYKFNFSTKNYVEEIARARTFGFLKEVQYLRSIGLALGGSLENAIVLDDKKILNDSLRFEDEFVRHKILDAIGDMSLLGANFIGSYEAKASGHHLNHLLTKKVLAENAYEIVTFEKEGEKAVAKAFS
- the rbfA gene encoding 30S ribosome-binding factor RbfA → MGKSIKVQRKESVLREIIPEALSQMNDGRIRGLSVVDVVCSRDGSDAKVYLEKSYLNDKEQRASLKQLKQARGYIQNYCLKATGWFKVPNLSFTFDELLEQENKMEDLFNKISKKDK
- the flhB gene encoding flagellar biosynthesis protein FlhB; translation: MADDLEKTEEPTPKKIEDARKEGNVPKSMETSGFIVLFVAIIVIIFYLKYITFYLERFYRYYTSFEGVELTKNLVFEIMINSVLNFFILMAPLFGAVVLAGILGNVMQFGFLFTTKPITPSFDKINPIKGIKRLFSVKTLVEGVKMTLKVAVAFIVGGWLFMKFLNEIPKLELMSFFEQLKWFEEKAMVIVFAMLAVFLVFATIDFIYQRYTYKKSLRMSKQEIKDEYKQTEGNPEIKAKIRQLQREMAKKRMMSEVPKADVVITNPTHYAVAIRYDKTKDEAPRVIAKGVDNLAIKIKEIAREHDIMIVENPPLARELYKLVEIDELIPQKLYKAVAEVLAFVYKAKGKV